One window from the genome of Planococcus sp. MSAK28401 encodes:
- a CDS encoding TIR domain-containing protein, whose translation MFSTISDVKNKIIENSREKTTYLHPIESPEEVAKLIVAYSNSDGGDLVFGIRDDGKRLEVKSFPFKYDLQSVLELIEGTIDIQSAKFNLNDAKLFYISINKADELVKVNKTIYRIDNCGRAEEIKNQKIFISYCWSDQAFADLIDNDFKTMGYSLTRDIRDIEFKDSIKDFMKTIGKHDFVISIVSDNYLKSVNCMYEISEVMRSREYKEKMLLIILKESDRKFLPSPVEVTSVFATNIYSLEQRIDYISYWEEKEAAYLKMIRKITQDTNKIEALQELKRIENISRNVSEFLSEISDWSNTNLSELKASNYSAFTKEINK comes from the coding sequence ATGTTTAGCACAATTAGTGATGTCAAAAACAAAATTATTGAAAATAGCAGAGAGAAGACGACCTATCTGCACCCAATTGAGAGCCCTGAAGAAGTAGCAAAATTAATTGTTGCATACTCGAATAGTGACGGTGGAGACCTGGTCTTTGGAATACGAGATGATGGTAAGAGGCTAGAAGTGAAAAGCTTTCCTTTTAAATATGATTTGCAGAGTGTTCTAGAGCTGATAGAGGGAACGATAGATATTCAGAGTGCAAAATTTAATCTAAATGACGCTAAACTTTTTTATATTTCTATCAATAAAGCAGACGAATTAGTAAAGGTAAATAAAACGATATATAGAATTGATAATTGTGGTCGTGCAGAGGAAATTAAGAATCAAAAAATATTTATCTCATATTGTTGGAGTGATCAAGCTTTTGCCGATTTAATTGATAACGATTTTAAAACTATGGGGTATAGTTTGACTAGAGACATTCGAGATATTGAGTTTAAAGATAGTATCAAAGATTTTATGAAAACTATTGGAAAACACGATTTTGTGATTAGTATAGTTAGTGACAATTATTTAAAGTCTGTAAATTGCATGTACGAGATATCAGAAGTTATGCGTTCTAGAGAGTATAAAGAGAAAATGTTATTAATAATATTGAAAGAATCAGATAGGAAATTTCTACCTTCACCTGTAGAGGTAACTTCTGTATTTGCAACTAACATATATTCTTTGGAACAGCGTATTGACTATATATCATATTGGGAAGAAAAAGAGGCAGCTTATTTAAAAATGATTCGAAAAATAACACAAGATACTAATAAAATTGAAGCTTTGCAGGAGTTAAAAAGGATTGAGAATATCTCGAGAAATGTTAGTGAGTTTTTATCAGAGATAAGTGATTGGAGTAATACTAATCTCAGTGAGCTTAAAGCATCTAACTACTCCGCTTTCACAAAAGAAATTAATAAATAG
- a CDS encoding pilin — MKKGASKLKVSLMAALATTAFMATSASANVSNALNQAGISDTGSTDGLFEDLQKVVYLIMGLGGLWGVACIVVGAILLSGSAGNPQKRATGMGALGFAIAGIFVIYKAYDIAGWATGIGS; from the coding sequence ATGAAGAAAGGTGCTTCAAAACTCAAGGTTTCATTAATGGCTGCACTGGCCACAACCGCTTTTATGGCAACGTCAGCATCAGCCAACGTATCCAATGCACTGAACCAAGCAGGCATCAGTGATACAGGGAGCACAGACGGTCTATTTGAAGATCTACAGAAAGTCGTTTACTTGATCATGGGGCTAGGTGGTCTTTGGGGAGTTGCTTGTATCGTTGTAGGAGCCATTTTACTTTCAGGTAGCGCAGGTAACCCTCAAAAACGTGCAACGGGCATGGGGGCTCTAGGCTTTGCAATTGCTGGTATCTTTGTCATCTACAAAGCATACGACATCGCTGGCTGGGCTACAGGAATTGGTAGTTAA
- a CDS encoding PrgI family protein has product MRVAKVPVDMSSEQKEIMGVISKRQLIYLVVGGILLYTYVPFVYLLFAKISWFIGAVAAMISATPVIFSIIFLGFVKVGKHNMNRDTYYWIVLQRKTQYGSWRKGRLEE; this is encoded by the coding sequence ATGAGAGTTGCTAAAGTACCGGTCGATATGTCCAGTGAACAGAAAGAAATCATGGGAGTTATTTCAAAACGACAGCTGATCTATTTGGTCGTTGGAGGCATTCTTTTATACACCTACGTTCCATTTGTATATTTACTGTTCGCAAAAATCTCATGGTTTATCGGAGCGGTAGCTGCAATGATCAGCGCCACGCCGGTAATCTTCTCTATAATATTTCTCGGTTTTGTAAAAGTCGGTAAGCATAACATGAATCGCGATACTTACTATTGGATCGTGCTTCAAAGAAAAACTCAATACGGAAGCTGGAGAAAGGGGCGTTTAGAAGAATGA
- a CDS encoding VirB4 family type IV secretion system protein, whose translation MKKKKFGRKNKQNEADVLEETPIDEKKLPINQVPDIWDVMSPEGLSIKRTSDDMGIIKQSLGTQTFFRPFYVTREGFPRKMQTNWLYALTSSGEIDLMIHVNKVAKNEAIRMLQKQNTIIKSNLQFQLKRGNQDSVMDNRTKIADTEMLMEEIQFSDNDAFNVAITGTVYGDSERELNKYSEYIEDEMSSKFFTLASTWGRVKKGFRSVSPIALNEIHDANRNLDRRALATFSPFISGSGKFNGGVPLGKNRITGQKEFYNAFGTPENRPENYNMCIFGISGSGKSLGLKLLLSRETTGAAVYSRLIDVEGEFNKIVKRLGGAVVNLSEESTTRINPLAMNVSNVPIEDNQDDEELELLENADQREIIEKNGKKYISFVPIREKINEGLDFFDIICRGKNQEKDGLTVFEQNYIEEALKSIYDKLGYSTHPSSLYEEVPKEVNGMIIQSKVRKAEPTISDVYQYLTEHFGDKGNCERLLAAIRPFLRDGSKPIFDGQTYLGEEDVDLHGARLVSFNISQMEEGFLRPIAYHVILNYIWEYFVKNVDNEEKKKIIYADEFWTMVDNEQTVSFAEKVARRARKRNAGLRVASQDVQRILESPKARAVIQNSHTTLFLKQNRIDLKLIAENFDLSQGELDTLFQNPDKGEGILRTGRSSVWLQTDPSKDEIVFIESNTAHVEMHRKRKEFSKETYYS comes from the coding sequence ATGAAAAAGAAGAAATTCGGAAGAAAGAACAAACAAAATGAAGCGGACGTGTTGGAAGAAACACCAATTGATGAAAAGAAACTTCCAATCAATCAAGTCCCGGACATTTGGGATGTGATGTCACCGGAAGGACTTTCAATTAAACGTACATCAGATGATATGGGAATTATAAAGCAATCACTTGGAACACAAACGTTTTTCCGTCCTTTCTATGTGACGCGAGAAGGCTTCCCGAGAAAGATGCAAACTAATTGGCTATACGCCCTTACTTCAAGCGGAGAAATCGATTTAATGATTCATGTTAATAAAGTAGCTAAAAATGAAGCGATACGAATGCTGCAAAAGCAAAACACCATCATCAAATCGAACTTGCAGTTTCAGCTGAAACGGGGAAATCAAGACTCGGTTATGGACAATCGCACAAAAATTGCTGATACGGAAATGTTGATGGAGGAAATTCAGTTCAGTGACAATGACGCTTTCAATGTAGCGATTACAGGGACGGTATATGGAGATAGTGAGCGAGAGCTTAATAAGTACAGTGAATATATCGAGGATGAAATGAGCTCCAAGTTTTTCACGCTTGCTTCAACGTGGGGAAGAGTGAAGAAAGGATTTCGAAGTGTATCTCCAATTGCTCTCAATGAAATCCACGATGCAAACCGAAACTTAGATCGTCGAGCGCTAGCAACCTTTTCTCCTTTTATTAGCGGAAGCGGAAAATTTAATGGCGGTGTACCACTTGGAAAAAATCGAATCACAGGACAAAAAGAATTCTATAATGCGTTCGGTACTCCAGAAAACCGGCCAGAAAACTACAATATGTGCATCTTCGGCATATCAGGGTCCGGAAAATCACTCGGACTTAAATTGCTATTGTCGAGAGAAACGACCGGAGCAGCTGTCTATTCAAGACTAATTGATGTAGAAGGCGAGTTTAACAAAATCGTCAAACGATTAGGTGGAGCGGTGGTCAACCTGTCAGAAGAAAGCACCACTCGAATTAATCCATTAGCAATGAATGTTTCAAACGTTCCGATCGAGGACAATCAGGACGATGAGGAACTGGAACTTTTAGAAAATGCGGATCAACGAGAAATCATCGAAAAGAATGGAAAGAAATACATTTCATTTGTTCCGATTCGCGAAAAAATTAATGAAGGTCTAGACTTCTTCGACATCATTTGCCGAGGGAAAAACCAAGAAAAAGACGGGCTTACAGTATTTGAACAAAACTACATTGAGGAAGCTTTGAAATCCATCTATGACAAGCTGGGTTATTCTACACACCCTTCATCTTTATATGAAGAAGTGCCGAAAGAAGTAAACGGCATGATCATTCAATCAAAGGTTAGAAAGGCAGAACCGACCATCAGTGATGTTTATCAATATCTCACTGAACACTTTGGTGATAAAGGAAACTGCGAGCGTTTACTAGCAGCTATCAGACCATTTTTACGTGATGGCTCTAAGCCGATTTTCGATGGCCAAACGTACTTAGGCGAAGAGGATGTTGACTTACACGGCGCAAGGCTAGTTAGTTTCAACATTTCTCAGATGGAAGAAGGGTTCCTGCGGCCAATCGCTTATCACGTCATTCTTAACTACATTTGGGAATACTTCGTGAAGAACGTCGATAACGAAGAGAAAAAGAAAATCATCTATGCCGATGAATTCTGGACGATGGTTGATAACGAACAAACAGTTTCATTTGCAGAAAAAGTTGCTCGCCGAGCGCGGAAACGTAATGCCGGCCTAAGAGTCGCTTCACAAGATGTGCAACGAATTCTAGAATCTCCAAAAGCACGAGCTGTTATTCAAAACTCTCATACAACGCTTTTCTTAAAGCAGAATCGAATTGACTTGAAATTGATTGCGGAAAACTTTGATTTATCGCAAGGAGAGCTAGATACCTTGTTCCAGAATCCGGATAAGGGTGAGGGGATTTTAAGAACAGGTCGCTCATCTGTATGGCTTCAAACCGATCCATCGAAAGATGAAATTGTGTTCATCGAGAGCAACACGGCCCATGTCGAAATGCATCGAAAGCGAAAAGAGTTTAGTAAAGAGACATATTACAGTTGA
- a CDS encoding peptidoglycan DD-metalloendopeptidase family protein, whose translation MRIAGEQKAQEESALKRGAKNVAKKQAKKLGKKALKKYGKVAAKAAAKAGLAGIKAVISFLIGLGAPVILTIIGVLLFIVLVLVATSMLFSWGESTDLESDAYELKEYIEQASYNSIDQSKIEQRPYQVPPELIVSAMQIYEANSEKSASSKEAVDLFVEALKPTFNYTVREGYVESEQTTCKKGECDTVKNKIPFEMNLFTSVQAWDRTMEIDNTAHYNDWQESVLHKTDYEKTPVKDEDGNIIPGEYWWKPIPYTITTKSRSQTFVSTPAETMDYSYFDTVLRGEPFNYGQTDIQMVEAIYMATGGDIRYSEWASGNSFIGFDGTVVPGSSIPTEFMEVYLAAEKAYSVEWYYLAAFHYVETAFSTHPTMISSAGAVGHMQFLPCTWVGWGYPGCNGNGSFQIPEKDMNDPIIIQKYGGYGIDADKNGKASPWEIKDAIFATARYMNAMGWQRGKDAAIFNYNRSHAYVDKINEYANKFKSEATLKPADGEIPKLVPGSFMRPTIGRNSSPYGPRSLGSRSFHYGMDIASTTAPPVVAVANGVVTRSVTGCPQNGRLGSTCGGGWGNHLWVKFNVGGRTYEAVYAHLSRVAVSQGQTVTQGQMLGNMGNSGSSTGMHLHFELHSPARTGNSNALNPALYIPMN comes from the coding sequence ATGAGAATAGCAGGTGAACAAAAAGCTCAAGAAGAATCCGCCCTGAAGCGAGGCGCCAAAAACGTTGCGAAGAAACAAGCGAAAAAGCTTGGCAAAAAGGCGCTGAAAAAGTACGGCAAAGTCGCAGCAAAAGCTGCGGCAAAGGCCGGCCTTGCAGGAATAAAGGCTGTTATTTCTTTCCTAATTGGCTTGGGAGCTCCAGTAATTCTTACGATCATTGGCGTGTTGCTATTTATCGTCTTGGTCCTTGTAGCTACATCCATGCTATTTTCATGGGGAGAGAGTACAGATCTTGAATCGGATGCTTACGAATTGAAAGAGTACATCGAGCAGGCATCTTACAATTCGATTGATCAATCAAAAATCGAACAACGCCCTTATCAAGTTCCACCTGAATTAATTGTTTCTGCAATGCAAATTTATGAAGCAAACAGCGAAAAGAGTGCTTCATCAAAAGAAGCGGTCGATTTATTCGTAGAAGCTTTAAAACCAACGTTTAACTATACAGTAAGAGAAGGTTATGTTGAATCTGAACAAACAACGTGTAAAAAAGGTGAATGCGATACAGTCAAAAACAAAATACCATTTGAAATGAATTTGTTTACTTCTGTACAAGCATGGGACCGAACGATGGAAATAGATAATACAGCTCACTATAACGATTGGCAAGAATCGGTGCTTCATAAGACGGATTACGAAAAAACACCAGTCAAAGATGAAGATGGAAACATCATCCCTGGCGAGTATTGGTGGAAGCCGATTCCTTATACGATTACTACAAAATCCCGCTCACAAACCTTTGTATCGACTCCTGCTGAAACAATGGATTATTCCTATTTTGATACGGTTCTGCGCGGTGAACCTTTCAATTATGGACAAACAGACATCCAAATGGTTGAAGCGATTTATATGGCCACTGGGGGCGATATTCGCTATTCAGAATGGGCATCAGGTAATTCCTTCATTGGATTCGATGGAACGGTCGTACCCGGCAGCAGCATACCGACAGAGTTTATGGAAGTCTATCTTGCTGCAGAAAAAGCTTATAGCGTGGAATGGTATTATCTGGCCGCTTTTCATTATGTAGAGACGGCTTTCAGTACACACCCCACGATGATCTCATCGGCCGGTGCAGTAGGTCATATGCAGTTTCTTCCTTGTACATGGGTTGGGTGGGGATACCCGGGATGTAACGGGAACGGTTCATTCCAAATACCTGAGAAAGACATGAACGATCCCATCATTATTCAAAAATACGGCGGTTACGGAATTGACGCTGATAAAAACGGCAAGGCAAGTCCATGGGAGATAAAAGATGCCATCTTTGCAACCGCTCGCTATATGAACGCAATGGGATGGCAACGGGGTAAAGATGCGGCGATTTTCAATTACAACCGGAGTCACGCCTATGTCGACAAGATTAATGAATATGCGAACAAGTTTAAGTCTGAAGCAACTTTAAAACCTGCTGATGGTGAAATTCCAAAACTGGTACCAGGCTCCTTTATGCGGCCGACAATCGGTAGAAATTCGTCCCCTTATGGTCCGCGTTCTTTAGGGTCACGGAGTTTCCATTACGGGATGGATATTGCAAGTACAACCGCTCCTCCGGTAGTAGCAGTTGCAAATGGAGTAGTCACTCGTTCAGTCACAGGATGCCCGCAAAACGGACGGTTAGGAAGTACGTGCGGTGGCGGATGGGGCAATCACTTGTGGGTTAAATTCAATGTTGGTGGCAGAACCTACGAAGCGGTTTATGCCCATTTGTCCAGAGTGGCCGTATCCCAGGGTCAAACAGTTACACAGGGACAAATGCTCGGAAACATGGGGAACAGCGGAAGTTCAACCGGAATGCATTTACATTTCGAATTACACTCACCAGCAAGGACGGGAAATAGCAATGCGCTAAATCCGGCTCTTTACATTCCAATGAATTGA
- a CDS encoding AbrB/MazE/SpoVT family DNA-binding domain-containing protein, whose amino-acid sequence MHTKRINNLGRVVIPKELLEMFELKEGNLVDITYTDRQIILEPHRQRHVCAITGEVANEAIRIGEAWFSREGLKHVIKYMSDE is encoded by the coding sequence ATGCATACAAAAAGAATCAACAACTTGGGACGTGTCGTGATTCCGAAAGAGCTATTAGAAATGTTTGAGCTAAAAGAGGGTAACCTCGTCGATATTACATACACTGATCGTCAGATTATACTCGAGCCTCATCGACAGAGACATGTCTGTGCCATAACTGGAGAAGTGGCTAATGAAGCTATTCGAATTGGTGAAGCGTGGTTTAGTAGAGAAGGCTTAAAGCACGTAATAAAATATATGAGTGACGAATGA
- a CDS encoding AbrB/MazE/SpoVT family DNA-binding domain-containing protein, which produces MESTGILRKVDHLGRIITPIDIRRTLGMAAGEPIEIFLEDDRIIIRKYEIEKACAITGEITEENFEYVDGLCLSPKGAAILLEEIQNALKK; this is translated from the coding sequence ATGGAAAGCACAGGAATTCTTAGAAAAGTAGACCACCTCGGACGCATCATAACCCCCATTGATATAAGGAGAACACTTGGCATGGCCGCTGGAGAACCAATTGAAATCTTTTTAGAGGATGACCGAATCATTATAAGGAAATATGAGATAGAAAAAGCGTGTGCGATTACCGGAGAAATTACGGAGGAGAACTTTGAATATGTGGACGGACTTTGCCTAAGCCCCAAAGGAGCAGCTATCCTTCTTGAAGAAATACAAAACGCACTGAAAAAGTAA
- a CDS encoding restriction endonuclease, whose product MKKKIWLVRPLPHFGDHLETFLKENIVAVGYPLGMDLADADYEEIRTLLQEKGWEEGLSNVNILVNEMSVGDIVIVPSSNKKDIYIGEIASDYIYVSALDKDIPEVSGYPHQRNVSWYFEKKPYLRNDLPEALKGSLRYPRAVADVTKHYEIVEQILQGGPSQQIPEIEKRALQVVEELLESKEESIRLKAAEIILTR is encoded by the coding sequence ATGAAGAAAAAAATCTGGCTAGTTCGCCCCCTTCCACATTTTGGTGATCATTTGGAAACGTTTTTAAAAGAAAATATCGTCGCAGTAGGCTATCCATTAGGAATGGACTTAGCTGATGCAGATTACGAAGAAATACGTACTTTGTTACAGGAAAAAGGTTGGGAAGAAGGCCTCAGCAATGTCAACATTTTAGTGAACGAAATGTCAGTGGGCGATATTGTAATTGTTCCATCGAGTAATAAAAAAGATATTTATATCGGTGAAATCGCCTCCGATTATATTTATGTTTCTGCATTAGATAAAGATATTCCTGAAGTTTCAGGTTATCCTCACCAACGTAACGTTTCCTGGTATTTTGAGAAAAAACCATATTTACGCAATGATTTACCAGAAGCTCTTAAAGGTTCACTTAGGTATCCACGTGCGGTCGCTGATGTAACCAAACACTATGAAATTGTAGAGCAAATCTTACAAGGTGGTCCTAGTCAGCAGATACCTGAAATAGAGAAACGTGCTTTGCAAGTAGTCGAAGAATTGCTTGAGAGTAAAGAGGAATCGATTCGGTTAAAAGCTGCCGAAATCATCTTAACTCGATAA
- the xerS gene encoding tyrosine recombinase XerS, translating into MPAPTRKTIIAEQHIEKAIQDMPFYVVEYVRAKKRASLSPRTLSGYLHDFKRFFDWLRQEGFTVADSNAAIPFSVLESLKKKDIEMFIEMLMEEKIQKRENVYVTRSRESTTRFIQSLKSLFNYLTQESEDDEGECYFYRNVMSKIKSPKSTESAATRSKRISANMLNGNEREEFLEFVRTDYVKSLTSRQAARFEHNRLRDIAILSLLLGSGARVDETAGLLVTDLDMVHGDIRALRKGNKLDTISITESAMTDIKNYLAERETLYKPEPKNHFLFLTKYRGTANPITVETIEKIVKKYTMAFTNGRQMSPHKMRHSFAKGFLDSGGSLIALRDQLGHNSIETTALYTNLSQEEQRAILRRMNSTKSENIE; encoded by the coding sequence ATGCCCGCTCCAACACGAAAAACCATCATTGCCGAACAGCATATTGAAAAAGCCATTCAAGATATGCCTTTTTACGTTGTCGAGTATGTCCGAGCAAAGAAACGGGCTTCCCTCTCCCCTCGCACATTGAGCGGCTATCTGCACGATTTTAAACGCTTCTTCGACTGGTTAAGACAAGAAGGCTTTACAGTTGCTGATAGCAATGCAGCTATCCCCTTTAGCGTCCTGGAGTCCCTTAAAAAGAAAGATATTGAAATGTTTATCGAAATGCTAATGGAAGAGAAGATTCAAAAACGCGAAAACGTATATGTGACTAGATCCAGAGAAAGCACGACACGCTTTATCCAATCATTAAAATCATTATTTAATTACCTCACCCAAGAAAGTGAAGACGATGAGGGCGAGTGTTACTTTTACCGTAACGTTATGTCCAAAATTAAGTCTCCCAAAAGCACGGAATCTGCCGCTACCCGCTCCAAACGAATCAGTGCCAATATGTTAAATGGTAACGAACGTGAGGAATTTTTAGAGTTTGTGCGGACCGATTACGTGAAATCACTTACCTCACGCCAAGCAGCAAGGTTTGAGCATAATCGACTTCGCGATATCGCCATCCTCTCTCTCCTGCTCGGGAGCGGCGCTCGTGTCGACGAAACAGCCGGGTTGCTGGTCACTGATCTGGACATGGTACATGGTGATATACGGGCCCTCCGTAAAGGGAACAAACTCGATACCATCAGCATTACCGAAAGTGCCATGACCGATATCAAAAACTATTTAGCGGAGCGGGAAACATTGTATAAACCGGAACCGAAGAATCACTTTTTGTTTTTGACTAAATATCGCGGCACAGCAAACCCCATTACCGTTGAAACGATTGAAAAAATCGTAAAGAAATACACGATGGCATTTACGAACGGGAGACAAATGAGTCCGCACAAAATGCGCCACTCTTTTGCAAAAGGGTTTTTAGACAGCGGCGGCTCACTTATCGCCCTTCGAGACCAATTAGGACATAATTCAATTGAAACTACAGCTTTGTATACTAACCTCTCTCAAGAGGAACAACGGGCTATTTTAAGACGAATGAATAGCACGAAATCTGAAAATATAGAATGA
- a CDS encoding DUF6037 family protein, protein MILPNLKLLHSNMKKQQIKKAKFQSKINGIIFNNIFFIDSIPYKLAIGVRDKNLYFEIPVSSEFTIRPYLGDKYGEICKILGLKYDKNNPYSPKKFFESINIGIPSKVCLKDVPLPHEIAPYRSHVNQPEKIYFKGWWDNDLRGEKVQESNLEKTRALLDEEAYKMCKKHNMSSQWSDKSTDEKMVTSFWKNTKKKT, encoded by the coding sequence GTGATTTTACCTAATTTGAAATTATTACATTCAAATATGAAAAAACAACAAATTAAAAAAGCTAAATTTCAATCCAAGATCAACGGTATTATTTTTAATAATATTTTTTTTATTGATTCTATTCCTTATAAACTGGCAATCGGAGTAAGAGACAAAAACCTTTATTTCGAGATCCCAGTTAGTTCGGAGTTTACAATTCGTCCTTATCTTGGAGATAAATATGGAGAAATATGCAAAATACTTGGATTGAAATACGATAAGAATAACCCCTATAGTCCAAAAAAATTCTTTGAGAGTATTAATATAGGGATCCCTTCGAAAGTCTGCTTAAAGGATGTGCCATTGCCTCATGAAATAGCACCCTACCGCAGCCATGTTAACCAACCAGAAAAAATTTATTTTAAGGGATGGTGGGATAACGACCTAAGAGGTGAGAAAGTACAAGAGTCAAACTTAGAGAAAACACGTGCCTTATTAGATGAAGAAGCATATAAAATGTGTAAGAAACACAATATGAGTTCTCAATGGTCTGATAAGAGTACCGACGAAAAAATGGTTACATCATTCTGGAAAAATACTAAAAAGAAAACATAA
- the radC gene encoding RadC family protein, with the protein MNYIKEAREAVTTYEATGGIPSVELQSILAVLIGPKSTPELTGKLAAFGIKTLVDMTISELQELGLTKGQSQTVHAGCLMARTLKNTSRKESTFSIRSPKDAAMYMMDELSGINQEHFVALYLNTKNQVIHKETVFIGGLSSAVCEPRDIFRAGLKHSAANIVLLHTHPSGNCYPSPQDVEVTKRLVECGELMGILVLDHCIIGNGNYTSLKEKGFM; encoded by the coding sequence ATGAATTATATCAAGGAAGCAAGAGAGGCAGTAACGACTTATGAGGCAACAGGAGGTATTCCATCAGTAGAATTGCAAAGCATTTTAGCTGTACTGATTGGACCCAAATCTACTCCAGAGTTAACAGGTAAACTAGCAGCATTCGGAATTAAAACGTTAGTTGATATGACTATTTCCGAATTGCAGGAGCTAGGACTTACCAAAGGTCAATCACAAACTGTTCACGCAGGTTGTCTAATGGCTCGTACATTAAAAAATACGAGCCGCAAAGAGAGCACTTTTTCTATTAGATCCCCTAAAGATGCAGCAATGTATATGATGGACGAGTTATCGGGTATCAATCAGGAGCATTTCGTAGCTTTGTACTTGAATACCAAAAACCAAGTGATTCATAAAGAGACCGTTTTTATTGGAGGGCTTAGTTCTGCAGTATGTGAACCACGCGATATTTTTCGCGCCGGCCTTAAACATTCTGCAGCCAATATAGTGCTCCTTCACACACATCCAAGCGGTAATTGCTATCCATCACCTCAAGATGTTGAAGTTACTAAGAGGTTAGTTGAATGCGGGGAGCTAATGGGAATATTGGTTCTCGATCATTGCATCATCGGCAATGGTAACTACACTAGCTTAAAAGAGAAAGGCTTCATGTGA
- a CDS encoding YolD-like family protein, with the protein MKTTKHTKQVGAVSDRGLIKWQGMLLTEHVNLLKAWYEEEEHVPEPNLDEFDLRLLQEDLEVAMKRKSMVKLKTWKDKRVYEHIGVFDSVDSHSRCACYSDSDGRKRVPIDEIISVELLD; encoded by the coding sequence ATGAAAACAACAAAACACACGAAACAAGTAGGGGCTGTCAGCGATCGAGGGTTAATTAAATGGCAAGGGATGCTGCTGACGGAGCATGTGAACTTATTAAAAGCCTGGTACGAAGAGGAAGAACACGTTCCAGAACCGAATTTGGACGAATTTGACTTACGGTTGCTTCAGGAAGACTTAGAGGTGGCAATGAAACGCAAAAGTATGGTGAAGCTTAAAACTTGGAAAGATAAAAGAGTCTACGAGCACATCGGAGTATTTGATTCCGTGGATAGTCATAGCCGTTGTGCATGTTACAGCGATAGCGATGGGAGGAAGCGTGTACCTATCGACGAAATTATCAGTGTAGAGCTATTAGATTAG
- a CDS encoding DUF5348 domain-containing protein produces MRLEEAKKKLAATLPALKGISKEEEFEHDREDPEQRFEEREIRKVADHLYSLIYSVEYLQKPIQASGRIIKRSDGRYEIEGAEDYFTSGSPLEIWDESKEIYERTRIEHDGEDYFAVGIKQPLEGLQARCR; encoded by the coding sequence TTGAGATTAGAAGAGGCCAAGAAAAAGTTGGCGGCTACATTGCCTGCTTTAAAAGGGATATCAAAAGAAGAAGAATTTGAGCATGATCGAGAAGATCCGGAACAACGCTTTGAAGAGCGAGAAATTCGAAAAGTGGCAGACCATTTGTATAGCTTAATTTATTCGGTTGAGTACCTTCAAAAACCGATTCAAGCTAGTGGAAGAATTATTAAACGATCGGATGGACGCTATGAAATCGAAGGCGCTGAAGATTACTTTACATCGGGCAGTCCCCTTGAAATCTGGGATGAATCAAAAGAAATATACGAACGAACACGAATTGAGCATGACGGTGAGGATTACTTTGCGGTAGGTATCAAACAACCTTTGGAGGGTCTACAAGCAAGATGTCGATAA